The Sagittula sp. P11 genome window below encodes:
- a CDS encoding DUF4159 domain-containing protein: MTLFGLGFTAPWLLLGLLALPILWVILRAVPPAPIRRMFPAVVLLLGLKDEEQVTDRTPWWLLLLRMLAVAAVIVGLAGPVLNPRDETEAAGNGPLLVVMDASWASASDWRSRTIALEGLLAEAGRDGRTVAVMRLTAPEAPQFLSADVLRSRLSGILPEPWEPDAARMAEAAEMLPDGAFDTYWMSDGLEREGRETLADALETHGALTVFEAPRNLLALEPATLEDGNLAFTLRRLREGPEVEVVLEGHGKDPAGNPAVLMRQPVTFESGALAAETELSLPSELRARIERFEVAGADSAGAVTLPDDSLRRREVALISAREDREGLQLLDPLHYLRKALEPTADLLETDLGTVLPANPDVIVLADIARLTGKEAADVLDWVDSGGTLLRFGGPRMAASDVSRDTEDPLMPVRLRAGGRSVGGAMSWGEPKTLAPFTEDSPFFGLEIPDDVTIESQVMAQPDPTLADRVIAQLADGTPLVTRQSIGQGQVILFHVTANAEWSTLPLSGLFVQMLERLAVSSAMVQPDVNDLEGTIWQPALVLDAFGVPQEAGTLPGVDGPALLTAALGPDLRPGLYEGEDRALARNVVTAETELLPVAWPDGVTVEGLNRPQETPLAGWLLAASILMLLVDVVASLALSGRLRGAVAAGLVLAMMGGMPLPGHAQEVVEQAESEDDAQAIAATSEVVLAHVLTGDDRLDEVAHAGLRGLSDTLYFRTSVEPAEPIGVNLETDELAFYPLLYWPITPGQPTPSAEAYAKLNTYLRSGGMILFDTRDADVAGFGAGTPEGRKLQELAAPLDVPPLEPIPQDHVLTRTFYLLNDFPGRYQGRGIWVEAAPPDAALIEGMPFRDLNDNVTPVVIGGNDWASAWAMDETGMPLVPIGRGFTGERQREIAYRFGVNLVMHVLTGNYKSDQVHVPALLDRLGQ, encoded by the coding sequence ATGACATTGTTCGGACTGGGCTTTACCGCGCCCTGGCTGTTGCTCGGGCTGCTCGCGCTGCCGATCCTCTGGGTCATCCTGCGCGCCGTCCCGCCCGCGCCGATCCGGCGGATGTTTCCTGCCGTGGTCCTGCTGCTGGGCCTGAAGGACGAAGAGCAGGTCACCGACCGGACGCCGTGGTGGCTGCTTCTGCTCAGGATGCTCGCGGTCGCCGCGGTGATCGTGGGCCTGGCCGGGCCGGTCCTGAACCCGCGCGACGAGACAGAGGCGGCGGGCAACGGTCCGCTTCTGGTGGTGATGGACGCAAGCTGGGCCTCGGCCTCCGACTGGCGGTCGCGGACGATCGCGCTGGAGGGCCTGCTGGCCGAGGCGGGGCGCGACGGGCGCACCGTCGCCGTGATGCGCCTGACCGCGCCCGAAGCGCCGCAGTTCCTGTCGGCGGACGTGCTGCGCAGCCGCCTGTCGGGCATCCTGCCGGAACCGTGGGAACCCGACGCCGCGCGCATGGCCGAGGCGGCAGAGATGCTGCCGGACGGCGCCTTTGACACCTACTGGATGTCCGACGGGCTGGAGCGGGAGGGCCGCGAGACGCTGGCCGACGCGCTGGAAACCCACGGCGCGCTGACCGTCTTCGAGGCGCCGCGCAACCTGTTGGCTCTGGAACCGGCGACGCTGGAGGACGGCAACCTCGCCTTCACCCTCCGCCGCCTGCGCGAGGGACCGGAGGTGGAGGTCGTGCTGGAAGGCCACGGCAAGGACCCGGCGGGCAACCCCGCGGTGCTGATGCGCCAGCCCGTCACCTTCGAAAGCGGCGCGCTGGCGGCAGAGACGGAGCTGTCCCTGCCTTCGGAACTGCGCGCCCGGATCGAACGGTTCGAGGTGGCGGGCGCCGACAGCGCCGGGGCCGTCACGCTGCCCGACGACAGCCTGCGGCGGCGCGAGGTGGCGCTGATTTCCGCTCGCGAGGACCGCGAGGGGCTGCAACTGCTCGACCCGCTGCACTACCTGCGCAAGGCGCTGGAACCGACAGCGGACCTGCTTGAGACCGACCTCGGCACCGTGCTGCCCGCGAACCCGGACGTGATCGTCCTGGCCGATATTGCCCGGCTGACGGGCAAGGAGGCGGCGGACGTGCTGGACTGGGTCGACAGCGGCGGCACGCTGTTGCGCTTTGGCGGGCCGCGCATGGCGGCGTCGGACGTGTCGCGCGACACCGAGGACCCGCTGATGCCGGTGCGGCTGCGCGCCGGGGGCCGCAGCGTCGGCGGCGCCATGAGCTGGGGGGAGCCCAAGACGCTGGCCCCCTTCACCGAGGACAGCCCGTTCTTCGGGCTGGAGATTCCCGACGACGTGACCATCGAGAGCCAGGTGATGGCGCAGCCGGACCCGACGCTGGCCGACCGCGTGATCGCCCAGCTTGCGGACGGCACGCCGCTGGTGACGCGGCAGTCCATCGGCCAGGGACAGGTGATCCTGTTCCACGTCACGGCCAACGCCGAGTGGTCGACGCTGCCGCTGTCGGGCCTCTTCGTGCAGATGCTGGAACGGCTGGCAGTGTCCTCCGCCATGGTGCAACCGGATGTTAACGATCTGGAAGGCACGATCTGGCAACCTGCGCTTGTGCTCGATGCGTTCGGCGTCCCGCAGGAGGCAGGCACCCTGCCCGGCGTGGACGGACCGGCGCTGCTGACCGCGGCCCTCGGGCCGGACCTGCGCCCGGGCCTGTACGAAGGGGAGGACCGCGCCCTGGCCCGGAACGTCGTCACCGCCGAGACGGAGCTGCTGCCGGTCGCATGGCCGGACGGCGTCACCGTCGAGGGGCTGAACCGCCCGCAGGAAACGCCGCTGGCGGGCTGGCTGCTGGCCGCCTCGATCCTGATGCTGCTGGTGGACGTGGTCGCCTCGCTCGCGCTGTCCGGGCGGCTGCGCGGTGCCGTGGCGGCGGGTCTCGTTCTGGCGATGATGGGCGGAATGCCCCTGCCCGGCCACGCGCAGGAGGTGGTGGAACAGGCCGAGTCGGAGGATGACGCACAAGCCATCGCCGCCACGTCCGAAGTGGTGCTGGCCCATGTCCTGACCGGAGACGACCGGCTGGACGAGGTGGCCCATGCGGGGCTGCGCGGGCTGTCGGACACCCTGTATTTCCGCACGTCGGTGGAACCGGCGGAGCCCATCGGCGTGAACCTCGAAACCGACGAGCTGGCGTTTTACCCGCTGCTCTACTGGCCGATCACCCCCGGTCAGCCGACCCCCTCGGCCGAGGCCTACGCCAAGCTCAACACCTACCTGCGGTCCGGCGGGATGATCCTGTTCGACACGCGCGACGCCGATGTGGCGGGCTTCGGCGCAGGCACGCCGGAGGGGCGCAAGCTGCAGGAACTGGCGGCGCCGCTCGATGTGCCGCCGCTTGAGCCGATCCCGCAGGACCACGTGCTGACCCGCACCTTCTACCTGCTGAACGACTTTCCCGGCCGATACCAGGGCCGCGGCATCTGGGTCGAGGCGGCCCCGCCCGACGCGGCGCTGATCGAGGGGATGCCGTTCCGCGACCTCAACGACAACGTGACCCCGGTGGTGATCGGCGGCAACGACTGGGCATCGGCCTGGGCGATGGATGAGACCGGCATGCCGCTGGTGCCCATCGGCCGCGGCTTTACCGGCGAACGCCAGCGCGAGATCGCCTACCGGTTCGGAGTGAACCTCGTGATGCATGTGCTGACAGGCAATTACAAAAGCGACCAGGTCCACGTGCCTGCGTTGCTGGACAGGCTGGGCCAATGA
- a CDS encoding DUF58 domain-containing protein, with translation MSSVAHLRTRAQIEASRFPALLARAEHLAGTVLLGDHGRRRAGLGDDFWQYRPLRAGDSFRQIDWRRSARGDEQFVREREWQIAQSVQMWVDPGASLRFSSHKDLPTKADRARLVALAAAVLLIRGGERVGLTGWDLPPRRGDAQTLRLAEYFSDEGEDDYAEPESRGMLPNAKALFVSDFLGDVAPVEAALTKAADRGVRGVLLQVLDPSEEAFPFNGRTIFESVNRTLRYETLKAGELKERYLERLAERKARLDHLCRLTGWQHFTHHTNNTAQSALLWVYRALDGSQG, from the coding sequence GTGAGTTCGGTCGCCCACCTTCGCACCCGCGCACAGATCGAGGCGAGCCGGTTTCCGGCCCTTCTTGCCCGCGCGGAGCATCTGGCCGGGACCGTCCTTCTGGGCGATCACGGCCGGCGGCGTGCGGGGCTGGGCGACGACTTCTGGCAGTACCGTCCGCTGCGCGCGGGGGATTCGTTCCGGCAGATCGACTGGCGGCGCTCCGCCCGCGGCGACGAGCAGTTCGTGCGGGAGCGCGAGTGGCAGATCGCCCAGTCGGTGCAGATGTGGGTCGATCCCGGCGCGTCGCTGCGGTTCTCCTCGCACAAGGACCTGCCTACCAAGGCGGACCGCGCGCGGCTGGTGGCGCTGGCCGCCGCCGTTCTGCTGATCCGGGGTGGGGAGCGTGTCGGCCTGACCGGCTGGGACTTGCCGCCGCGCCGGGGCGACGCGCAAACGCTGCGGCTGGCCGAGTATTTCAGCGACGAGGGGGAGGACGACTATGCCGAACCCGAATCGCGCGGGATGCTGCCGAACGCCAAGGCGCTGTTCGTTTCGGATTTCCTCGGCGACGTGGCGCCGGTGGAGGCCGCGCTGACCAAGGCGGCTGACCGCGGTGTGCGCGGCGTGCTTCTGCAGGTGCTCGACCCGTCGGAAGAGGCGTTCCCGTTCAACGGCCGGACGATCTTCGAATCGGTGAACCGGACGCTGCGCTACGAGACGCTGAAGGCCGGCGAGCTGAAGGAGCGTTACCTCGAACGGCTGGCCGAGCGCAAGGCGCGGCTGGATCATCTATGCCGCCTGACCGGCTGGCAGCATTTCACCCATCACACCAACAACACGGCGCAATCGGCCCTCCTGTGGGTCTATCGTGCGCTGGACGGGAGCCAGGGATGA
- a CDS encoding MoxR family ATPase, whose translation MAEAEDLVADIEALEEKLAEAKRSITARFIGQERVVDLTLSAMLCGGHALLIGLPGLGKTRLVETLSTVMGLKGNRVQFTPDLMPADILGSEVLETGADGTRTFKFIEGPIFCQLLMADEINRASPRTQSALLQAMQEKQVTVAGETRGLEAPFHVLATQNPIEQEGTYPLPEAQLDRFLVQIDVAYPDRKTEKDILLATTGTEEAQSHQVFSAEELITAQHLLRRMPVGDAVVEMILDLVRAFRPDDESAPERVKEIVAWGPGPRAAQALMLTVRARALLQGRLAPSPEDVLDMAKPVLVHRMALTFSARARGEDLGRLIDEVAGAMTPREAAA comes from the coding sequence ATGGCAGAGGCCGAAGATCTGGTTGCCGACATTGAGGCGCTGGAAGAGAAACTGGCCGAGGCCAAGAGATCCATCACCGCACGGTTCATCGGGCAGGAGCGGGTCGTCGACCTCACCCTGTCGGCGATGCTTTGCGGCGGACACGCGCTGCTGATCGGCCTTCCCGGCCTCGGCAAGACGCGCCTGGTGGAGACGCTGTCGACCGTCATGGGCCTGAAGGGCAACCGCGTGCAGTTCACGCCGGACCTGATGCCCGCCGACATTCTGGGTTCGGAGGTGCTGGAGACCGGTGCCGACGGCACCCGCACCTTCAAGTTCATCGAAGGCCCGATCTTCTGCCAGCTTCTGATGGCGGACGAGATCAACCGCGCTTCTCCCCGTACCCAGTCGGCCCTGCTGCAGGCGATGCAGGAAAAGCAGGTGACCGTTGCGGGGGAAACGCGCGGGCTGGAGGCTCCGTTCCACGTGCTCGCCACGCAGAACCCGATCGAACAGGAAGGGACCTATCCGCTGCCCGAGGCGCAGCTTGACCGTTTCCTCGTGCAGATCGACGTGGCCTACCCCGACCGCAAGACGGAGAAGGACATCCTATTGGCGACCACCGGCACCGAGGAGGCGCAGTCGCACCAGGTGTTCAGCGCCGAGGAGCTGATCACCGCGCAGCACCTTCTGCGCCGGATGCCGGTGGGCGACGCGGTGGTCGAGATGATCCTCGACCTCGTGCGCGCCTTCCGCCCCGACGACGAGTCCGCCCCGGAGCGGGTGAAGGAGATCGTGGCATGGGGTCCCGGCCCGCGCGCCGCGCAGGCGCTGATGCTGACGGTGCGCGCCCGCGCGCTGTTGCAGGGCCGCCTTGCGCCGTCGCCGGAGGACGTGCTGGACATGGCGAAACCCGTGCTGGTGCACCGCATGGCGCTGACCTTCTCGGCCCGGGCGCGCGGCGAGGATCTTGGCAGGCTGATCGACGAGGTGGCCGGGGCGATGACCCCGCGTGAGGCCGCCGCGTGA
- a CDS encoding DUF1285 domain-containing protein, which produces MSTQNLVTPSADGIAASARAAKKGKGLPPVHKWNPPFCGDLDMRIARDGTWFYLGTPIGRFELVRLFSSILRKDGDDYFLVTPVEKVGITVDDAPFVAVDFTAEGSGEAQVLTFHTHVGDTAVAGPDHPIRVTRDPETGEPSPYVLVRANLEALIDRKSFYRLVEIGAHHDGWFGLWSSGEFFRIIPSDELPEG; this is translated from the coding sequence ATGAGCACACAAAATCTCGTGACTCCCTCCGCCGATGGCATCGCCGCCTCCGCCCGTGCCGCAAAAAAGGGCAAGGGTCTGCCGCCGGTCCACAAGTGGAATCCGCCGTTCTGCGGCGATCTCGACATGCGCATCGCGCGGGACGGGACGTGGTTCTACCTGGGCACGCCCATCGGCCGCTTCGAACTTGTAAGGCTTTTCTCGTCGATCCTGCGCAAGGACGGCGACGACTACTTCCTTGTCACGCCTGTCGAAAAGGTCGGCATCACGGTGGACGACGCGCCCTTCGTGGCGGTCGATTTCACCGCCGAGGGCAGCGGCGAAGCGCAGGTCCTCACGTTCCATACACATGTCGGTGACACCGCCGTGGCGGGGCCGGACCACCCGATCCGCGTGACCCGCGACCCGGAAACCGGCGAACCTTCGCCGTATGTCCTCGTGCGTGCGAATCTCGAAGCGCTGATCGACCGGAAAAGTTTCTACCGCCTTGTCGAGATCGGCGCGCATCACGACGGGTGGTTCGGCCTCTGGTCTTCCGGCGAATTCTTCCGGATCATCCCCTCGGACGAACTCCCCGAAGGCTGA
- a CDS encoding DUF2798 domain-containing protein: MIHPRLAPVIFGFMLSGLMSLIVSGVATLRAVGLPADFFFLWMSAWASSWMIAFPAVLLIAPRVRRFVDRNTRR, encoded by the coding sequence ATGATCCACCCCAGACTGGCGCCCGTGATCTTCGGGTTCATGCTTTCCGGCCTGATGTCGCTGATCGTGTCGGGCGTGGCGACGCTGCGGGCCGTGGGCCTGCCCGCCGACTTCTTCTTCCTGTGGATGAGCGCCTGGGCCTCGTCCTGGATGATCGCCTTTCCCGCGGTCCTTCTGATCGCGCCGCGCGTGCGCCGCTTCGTGGACCGCAACACCCGGCGCTGA
- a CDS encoding sulfotransferase family protein, which translates to MGFPGTWMTESESVVYRVVPKCACSTIGQIMYYSDHGEFFDGDIHDATSGMHKWAIEESQPKIKANVKTRTSYAFTCVRNPYTRILSSFFDKICGIQRNGKRYRGNLVPLLIQKYGIEVGGDDGKDDFDQIRSFRRFLLFARDTIRWRRPMEPDIHWSAVSGHVSTFIVNGGRYNKIFWTEAFNDGMQEVLNHIDTPHTIDLNNIPRFNESEGHGPKRAHPVEDYFDDLSMHLVYEIYKRDFDLFKYDFENPGNKMPVGEIDLDEVHAKLGD; encoded by the coding sequence ATGGGCTTTCCAGGCACCTGGATGACCGAGAGCGAGAGCGTGGTGTACCGCGTGGTGCCGAAGTGCGCCTGTTCGACCATCGGCCAGATCATGTATTATTCCGATCACGGCGAATTCTTCGACGGCGACATCCACGATGCCACATCGGGCATGCACAAGTGGGCCATCGAGGAGAGCCAGCCGAAGATCAAGGCGAACGTGAAGACGCGCACGTCCTATGCCTTTACCTGCGTGCGCAACCCCTACACCCGCATCCTGTCGTCGTTCTTCGACAAGATCTGCGGCATCCAGCGCAACGGGAAACGCTACCGCGGCAACCTCGTGCCGCTGTTGATCCAGAAGTACGGGATCGAGGTCGGCGGCGATGACGGCAAGGACGACTTCGACCAGATCCGCAGCTTTCGCCGGTTCCTGCTGTTCGCCCGCGACACCATCCGCTGGCGCCGCCCGATGGAGCCGGACATCCACTGGTCGGCCGTGTCGGGCCATGTCTCGACCTTCATCGTCAACGGCGGGCGCTACAACAAGATCTTCTGGACCGAGGCGTTCAACGACGGAATGCAGGAGGTGCTGAACCACATCGACACCCCGCATACCATCGACCTGAACAACATCCCCCGCTTCAACGAGAGCGAGGGACACGGGCCGAAGCGGGCGCATCCGGTCGAGGACTACTTCGACGACCTGTCGATGCATCTGGTCTACGAGATCTACAAGCGCGACTTCGACCTGTTCAAATACGATTTCGAGAACCCCGGCAACAAGATGCCGGTGGGCGAGATCGACCTCGACGAGGTGCACGCCAAGCTGGGCGACTGA
- a CDS encoding DUF5928 domain-containing protein, translating to MAKIAFILLCHKEPDAIIRQAQSLTAAGDYMSIHFDARARPEDYAKIRAALRENPNVTFARKRLKCGWGEWSLVAATLNAVEAAVDAFPRATHFYMLSGDCMAIKSAEYTHDFLDRHDKDFIESFDYFNSDWIKTGWKEERLVYRHWFNERTQKKRFYAMFNLQQRLGLTRPIPADIDVMIGSQWWCLRRRTIEWILDFTKKRRDVMRFFSTTWIPDETFFQTLVRHLVPEAEIKSRTLTFLMFTEYGMPVVFYNDHYDLLLSQDFLFARKISPEALELKRRLGVLFSSEGVKFQISNEGRSLFKFLSAKGRIGRRFAPRFWETESSLGRDRELLIVVCKKWHVAKRLVERIRKMTNVPCVEYLFNEESCPLPDLGGIQSTMGKRHRHRRALMRMLFDYYETDRLVVCMDPANLDLLEDFGRDRSTTRFLEVECQFSDDYLIGHAMRVGLAGARTPRETIERLLPTVRNDMIHESDRIRDAGFEHHNHMREIDPMEVSARAVAEFLTVPESVAQDIVRHDHLFAD from the coding sequence ATGGCGAAAATTGCCTTCATCCTTCTGTGCCACAAGGAGCCGGACGCGATCATCCGCCAGGCACAAAGCCTGACCGCGGCGGGCGATTACATGTCGATCCATTTCGACGCCCGCGCCCGGCCCGAGGACTACGCCAAGATCCGCGCCGCGCTGCGTGAAAATCCCAACGTCACCTTCGCCCGCAAGCGGCTGAAGTGCGGCTGGGGGGAATGGTCGCTGGTCGCCGCCACCCTCAACGCGGTCGAGGCCGCGGTCGATGCCTTCCCGCGCGCCACGCATTTCTACATGCTCTCGGGCGACTGCATGGCGATCAAGTCGGCGGAATACACCCACGACTTCCTCGACCGGCACGACAAGGACTTCATCGAGAGCTTCGACTACTTCAACTCCGACTGGATCAAGACCGGCTGGAAGGAAGAGCGGCTGGTCTATCGCCACTGGTTCAACGAGCGCACGCAGAAGAAACGCTTCTACGCGATGTTCAACCTTCAGCAGCGCCTTGGCCTGACCCGCCCGATCCCCGCCGACATCGACGTGATGATCGGTTCGCAATGGTGGTGCCTCAGGCGGCGCACCATCGAATGGATCCTCGACTTCACGAAAAAGCGGCGCGACGTCATGCGCTTCTTCTCGACCACCTGGATTCCGGACGAGACGTTCTTCCAGACCCTCGTCCGCCACCTCGTCCCGGAGGCCGAGATCAAGAGCCGCACGCTCACCTTCCTCATGTTCACCGAGTACGGGATGCCCGTGGTCTTCTACAACGACCACTACGACCTGCTGCTCAGCCAGGACTTCCTCTTCGCCCGCAAGATCAGCCCCGAGGCGCTCGAGCTGAAGCGCCGCCTCGGCGTGCTCTTCTCCTCCGAGGGGGTGAAGTTCCAGATCTCGAACGAGGGCCGCTCGCTCTTCAAGTTCCTCTCCGCCAAGGGCCGCATCGGCCGCCGCTTCGCCCCGCGCTTCTGGGAAACCGAAAGCTCGCTGGGGCGCGACCGCGAACTGCTCATCGTCGTCTGCAAGAAGTGGCACGTCGCCAAGCGGCTGGTCGAACGCATCCGCAAGATGACCAACGTCCCCTGCGTCGAATATCTGTTCAACGAGGAAAGCTGCCCGCTGCCCGACCTCGGCGGCATCCAGTCGACCATGGGCAAGCGCCACCGCCACCGCCGCGCGCTGATGCGGATGCTGTTCGACTATTACGAGACCGACCGCCTCGTGGTCTGCATGGACCCCGCCAACCTCGACCTGCTCGAGGACTTCGGCCGCGACCGGTCCACCACCCGCTTCCTCGAGGTGGAGTGTCAGTTCTCCGACGACTACCTGATCGGCCATGCCATGCGCGTGGGCCTCGCCGGTGCCCGCACCCCGCGCGAGACGATCGAGCGGCTTCTGCCCACCGTGCGCAACGACATGATCCACGAAAGCGACCGCATCCGCGACGCGGGGTTCGAGCATCACAACCACATGCGCGAGATCGACCCGATGGAGGTCAGCGCCCGCGCCGTGGCGGAGTTCCTGACCGTGCCCGAAAGCGTCGCGCAGGACATCGTGCGCCACGACCACCTCTTCGCCGACTGA
- a CDS encoding APC family permease, translating to MAFTESDGKSASGQPENGEAGSDGKLKRAIGPGLLLLFIVGDVLGTGIYALTGKVAEEVGGIVWLPFLVAFVVAGLTACSYLELVTKYPKAAGAALYTEKAFGIHFVTFLVAFAVMSSGLTSSSTAARAFAENFSTGFGLELGGWAVTLVGLVFIAAIALINMRGVGESVLVNAVFTCIELTGLLIIVGIGLWVFGAGEADVSKAFEFDSSEGVFWPVIAGTTLAFFAMVGFEDSVNMAEETKDPSRSFPKMLFAGLTIAAVLYLVVSIVAISIVPVEELAEGDTPLLKVVEAGAPGFPPWIFGLITMIAVGNSALINLLMASRLIYGMSEEGVLPSVLGKVNASRQTPVTAILFTSVLAAGLVTFVGAVPELGGTTAFLLLGVFTVVNVAVLVLRRDNVDHKHFRTPTALPVLGALTCAFLLGPWTGRDPAQYMIAAVLLGIGVVLWGVTRLWMARKD from the coding sequence ATGGCATTCACTGAGAGCGACGGCAAGTCCGCATCCGGGCAGCCCGAGAACGGAGAGGCCGGATCGGACGGCAAGCTGAAGCGCGCCATCGGGCCGGGACTGCTGCTTCTGTTCATCGTGGGCGACGTGCTGGGCACCGGCATCTACGCGCTGACCGGCAAGGTCGCCGAAGAGGTCGGCGGCATCGTCTGGCTGCCCTTCCTCGTGGCCTTCGTCGTGGCGGGTCTGACCGCCTGCAGCTACCTCGAACTGGTGACGAAGTATCCCAAGGCCGCCGGTGCGGCGCTTTACACCGAAAAGGCCTTTGGCATCCACTTCGTCACCTTCCTCGTGGCCTTCGCGGTGATGTCGTCGGGACTGACGTCGTCCTCCACCGCCGCGCGCGCCTTTGCCGAGAACTTCTCGACCGGGTTCGGGCTGGAACTGGGCGGCTGGGCCGTCACGCTGGTGGGGCTGGTGTTCATCGCGGCGATTGCGCTGATCAACATGCGCGGTGTCGGGGAAAGCGTCTTGGTCAACGCGGTCTTCACCTGCATCGAACTGACCGGCCTTCTGATCATCGTGGGCATCGGCCTGTGGGTATTCGGCGCCGGAGAGGCGGACGTGTCGAAGGCCTTCGAGTTCGACAGCAGCGAAGGGGTGTTCTGGCCGGTGATCGCGGGCACGACGCTGGCGTTCTTTGCCATGGTCGGCTTCGAGGATTCGGTGAACATGGCCGAAGAGACGAAGGACCCCTCGCGCAGCTTCCCCAAGATGCTGTTCGCGGGTCTGACCATCGCCGCGGTTTTGTACCTCGTGGTGTCCATCGTCGCCATTTCCATCGTGCCGGTGGAAGAGCTTGCAGAGGGCGACACGCCGCTTCTGAAGGTGGTGGAAGCGGGCGCGCCGGGCTTTCCGCCGTGGATCTTCGGGCTGATCACGATGATCGCCGTGGGCAACTCGGCCCTGATCAACCTGCTGATGGCCAGCCGCCTGATCTACGGCATGAGCGAGGAAGGGGTGCTGCCCTCCGTGCTGGGCAAGGTGAATGCGTCGCGGCAGACGCCGGTGACGGCGATCCTGTTCACCTCGGTCCTGGCCGCCGGGCTGGTGACCTTCGTGGGCGCCGTGCCGGAGCTGGGCGGCACCACCGCCTTCCTGCTGCTGGGCGTCTTCACCGTGGTCAACGTCGCGGTGCTGGTTCTGCGGCGGGACAATGTCGACCACAAGCATTTCCGCACGCCGACCGCGCTGCCGGTGCTGGGCGCCCTGACCTGCGCCTTCCTGCTGGGACCGTGGACCGGGCGCGACCCGGCGCAATACATGATCGCGGCGGTCCTGCTGGGAATCGGCGTGGTGCTGTGGGGCGTGACGCGGCTGTGGATGGCGCGGAAGGACTAA
- a CDS encoding histidine triad nucleotide-binding protein, with translation MAYSYDDQNIFAKILRGEIPNQTVLETEHSLAFRDIRPQAPLHILVIPKGAYVTFDHFAQEASDAEIADYVRTVGKVCEMEGVEADGWRLISNAGANAVQEVPHLHVHILGGRPLGRMLEPAA, from the coding sequence ATGGCCTACAGCTACGACGACCAGAACATCTTCGCCAAGATCCTTCGTGGCGAGATCCCGAACCAGACGGTGCTGGAGACCGAGCATTCGCTCGCCTTCCGCGACATCCGCCCGCAGGCGCCGCTGCACATCCTGGTCATTCCGAAGGGCGCCTACGTGACCTTCGACCACTTCGCGCAGGAAGCCTCCGACGCCGAGATCGCCGATTACGTGCGCACCGTCGGCAAGGTCTGCGAGATGGAGGGGGTGGAGGCCGACGGCTGGCGGCTGATCTCCAACGCCGGGGCCAATGCCGTGCAGGAGGTGCCGCACCTGCACGTCCACATCCTCGGCGGCCGCCCGCTGGGCCGGATGCTCGAACCCGCCGCGTGA
- a CDS encoding TIGR02117 family protein: MTWRGRLLLLPPALVGLYLLAAVAGALWPNDRTGGGDGPVTVWLLSGPIHYDFLLPDDPATVAAFGFAERAGVPLSDPRVEWIVVGWGARAFYTATESYADLGAATVWRAVSGDEAVLHVSVAGGLGDGSGARPLRLTAAEYARLRDAILASAPAPDPVPDAGFGPYDRFFAATGRFHLFRTCNVWVAEVLDRAGIRFGLWTPTPFAVTLSLARFQAD, encoded by the coding sequence ATGACATGGCGCGGACGGCTCCTTCTGCTGCCGCCCGCGCTGGTGGGCCTGTACCTTCTGGCCGCCGTCGCGGGCGCCCTCTGGCCCAATGACCGGACGGGCGGCGGCGACGGTCCGGTGACCGTCTGGCTGCTGTCCGGGCCGATCCATTACGATTTCCTGCTGCCCGACGACCCGGCGACCGTCGCCGCCTTCGGTTTTGCCGAACGCGCGGGCGTGCCGCTTTCCGACCCGCGTGTCGAATGGATCGTCGTCGGCTGGGGCGCGCGCGCCTTCTACACCGCCACAGAAAGCTATGCGGACCTCGGTGCCGCCACCGTCTGGCGCGCCGTCAGCGGCGACGAGGCGGTGCTGCATGTCTCCGTCGCGGGCGGGCTGGGCGACGGCAGCGGCGCCCGCCCCCTGCGCCTCACCGCCGCGGAATATGCCCGCCTGCGGGATGCGATCCTCGCCTCTGCCCCCGCGCCCGATCCCGTGCCGGACGCCGGGTTCGGTCCCTACGACCGGTTCTTCGCCGCCACGGGCCGCTTTCACCTGTTCAGGACCTGCAACGTCTGGGTCGCGGAGGTGCTGGACCGCGCCGGCATCCGCTTCGGGCTCTGGACGCCGACCCCCTTTGCGGTCACGCTGTCCCTGGCCCGTTTCCAGGCGGATTGA
- a CDS encoding zinc-finger domain-containing protein → MTTQAPETRIVQAYRIPCDGGGVALGHPRVWLQIPEDKGYVECPYCDAKLVHKDFEGKV, encoded by the coding sequence ATGACCACGCAAGCCCCCGAAACACGCATCGTTCAGGCCTACCGCATCCCCTGCGACGGCGGCGGCGTCGCGCTGGGTCATCCCCGCGTCTGGTTGCAGATCCCCGAGGACAAGGGCTATGTCGAATGCCCGTACTGCGATGCGAAGCTCGTGCACAAGGACTTCGAAGGCAAGGTCTGA